The following proteins are encoded in a genomic region of Nicotiana sylvestris chromosome 4, ASM39365v2, whole genome shotgun sequence:
- the LOC104223709 gene encoding serine/threonine-protein kinase CTR1, with protein MPHRTTYFFPRQFPDRGFDASAKFVNDDHEKKISTVVEDQIKSGKSSDNVTSKQLTSDHGKETNNNASFSYGHRDKIHGKQLSAFVNWLAEKNKKGKSIQNHVKIKLDDVDGEDEHELLLPAPPEAVPVHELVDCHVAEAEQKQRQGSTFDRKVSLQRLSSSGSNFSCVGKGNFERQTSLQRLSSWGSTSYAGSLFSGTTLDGNWPSTGVKDTQTDQSTTREVEEVVAAEEEVERVDSEDSLMQKSKESYYLQLTLAKKLVEQAMLASGEPMLLQECRSTKRLGGSSDAQTVSYRLWVSGSLSYADKISDGFYNILGMNPYLWVMCNETEDGRRIPSLMALKEIEPSDTSMEVVLIDRRGDSRLRELEDKAQEIYFAAENTLVLAEKLGKLVAVYMGGSFPVEQGDLHQRWKVVSKRLKDLQKCIVLPIGNLSSGLCRHRAILFKKLADYVGLPCRIARGCKYCVADHRSSCLVKIEDDRRLSREFVVDLVGDPGNVHGPDSSINGGVLAPVPSPLQVAHLKEYQQPYVDSDISNQLLLSNDTFGPAENALHSDPHIEGDHMSEFAVSDKPKLPNDALCRSYQALEVEPSEVLVTAETAGDEYSRPREDKIIIRQTYKKEVVLSKKSPICPGRPPKATLLANIDAMEAGGRTGKRENPAATNPRYLNLEPSLAMDWLEISWDELQMKERVGAGSFGTVHRAEWHGSDVAVKLLTVQDFHDDQLKEFLREVAIMKRVRHPNVVLFMGAVTKRPHLSIVTEYLPRGSLYRLIHRPAAGELLDQRRRIRMALDVAKGINYLHCLNPPVVHWDLKSPNLLVDRNWNVKVCDFGLSRFKANTFISSKSVAGTPEWMAPEFLRGEPSNEKSDVYSFGVILWELVTMEQPWNGLGPAQVVGAVAFQNRRLTIPQSTSPMLASLMEACWNDDPAQRPSFASIVDTLKKLLKSPLQLIQMGGNVKS; from the exons ATGCCGCATAGAACGACTTACTTCTTTCCAAGGCAATTTCCTGACCGCGGGTTCGATGCATCTGCAAAGTTTGTTAATGATGATCACGAGAAGAAAATCAGTACTGTCGTTGAAGATCAAATTAAATCAGGAAAATCTTCAGATAATGTCACATCGAAACAGCTGACAAGTGATCATGGGAAAGAGACTAATAATAATGCTTCATTTTCCTATGGGCACCGTGATAAGATTCACGGGAAGCAATTGTCCGCTTTTGTGAACTGGCTGgcggagaaaaataagaaaggTAAATCAATACAGAATCACGTGAAGATCAAATTGGATGATGTTGATGgcgaagatgaacatgaactttTGCTTCCTGCTCCGCCTGAGGCTGTACCAGTACATGAACTGGTTGATTGCCACGTGGCGGAGGCGGAGCAGAAGCAACGGCAAGGGTCGACATTTGATCGGAAAGTTTCATTGCAGAGGTTATCGAGTAGTGGAAGCAATTTCAGTTGTGTGGGGAAGGGTAATTTTGAGAGACAAACTTCGTTGCAAAGGCTATCGAGTTGGGGAAGTACTAGTTATGCAGGGAGTTTGTTTTCGGGGACGACGTTGGATGGGAACTGGCCGAGTACTGGGGTTAAAGATACGCAGACGGATCAGTCGACGACGAGGGAAGTGGAGGAAGTGGTGGCGGCGGAGGAAGAGGTGGAGAGAGTTGACAGTGAGGATTCGTTGATGCAGAAGTCGAAGGAGAGCTATTACTTGCAGCTCACGCTTGCTAAAAAGCTTGTAGAGCAAGCAATGCTTGCTTCCGGAGAGCCTATGCTTCTGCAAGAATGCAGAAGTACTAAGCGCCTTGGTGGTTCTTCTGATGCTCAAACTGTGTCATATCGTTTATGG GTGAGTGGTTCCTTGTCTTATGCTGACAAAATATCGGATGGGTTTTATAACATATTAGGGATGAATCCGTATCTGTGGGTTATGTGTAATGAGACAGAGGATGGTAGACGAATTCCATCTCTAATGGCACTAAAAGAAATTGAACCCAGTGATACATCAATGGAGGTTGTTCTTATTGATAGGCGTGGGGATTCAAGGCTCAGGGAATTAGAAGATAAAGCTCAAGAAATTTACTTTGCTGCAGAGAATACGTTAGTGTTGGCAGAGAAACTTGGCAAGCTTGTGGCTGTGTATATGGG GGGCTCTTTTCCGGTGGAGCAAGGTGATCTTCATCAGCGGTGGAAAGTTGTTAGCAAGAGATTAAAGGATCTGCAGAAGTGCATTGTGCTACCAATCGGCAATTTGTCCTCAGGACTTTGCAGGCACAGAGCTATTTTATTCAAG AAATTGGCCGATTACGTAGGTTTGCCTTGTAGGATAGCTCGAGGTTGCAAGTATTGTGTTGCAGATCATCGATCTTCTTGTCTGGTGAAAATTGAGGATGATAGAAGATTGTCAAG AGAATTTGTGGTTGATCTTGTTGGGGATCCAGGAAATGTGCATGGTCCAGATTCCTCTATCAATGGAGGTGTATTGGCTCCTGTTCCTTCACCACTTCAAGTAGCTCATCTGAAGGAATATCAGCAGCCTTACGTGGATAGTGACATAAGTAATCAGTTACTGCTGTCAAATGACACATTCGGTCCTGCAGAAAATGCTTTGCATTCAG ACCCCCACATTGAAGGTGATCATATGAGCGAATTTGCTGTCAGTGATAAGCCAAAGTTGCCAAATGATGCACTGTGCCGCTCTTATCAAGCTTTGGAGGTTGAACCATCCGAAGTTCTTGTTACTGCTGAAACAGCGGGAGATGAGTATTCTAGACCAAGAGAAGATAAAATCATTATCAGGCAGACTTACAAGAAGGAGGTTGTGCTATCCAAAAAGTCTCCAATATGCCCTGGCAGACCGCCAAAAGCAACTCTATTAGCTAATATAGATGCAATGGAGGCAGGAGGTAGAACAGGGAAGCGTGAGAACCCGGCTGCAACAAATCCCAGATACTTGAACCTTGAGCCTTCTCTTGCAATGGATTGGCTTGAGATTTCATGGGATGAATTACAGATGAAAGAGCGTGTTGGTGCTG GTTCATTTGGGACAGTACACCGTGCTGAATGGCATGGATCG GATGTTGCAGTCAAGCTGCTAACTGTCCAGGATTTTCATGACGATCAGTTAAAGGAGTTCCTAAGGGAG GTTGCAATTATGAAACGTGTTCGTCATCCAAATGTGGTGCTGTTCATGGGAGCTGTTACCAAGCGACCGCATCTATCGATAGTGACTGAATATTTGCCTAG GGGAAGTCTCTACCGTCTGATACACAGGCCAGCTGCTGGGGAATTGTTGGACCAGAGGAGACGTATCCGTATGGCTTTGGATGTG GCCAAGGGTATCAATTATTTGCATTGTCTGAACCCACCCGTTGTGCATTGGGATCTGAAATCTCCTAACCTGTTGGTTGATAGAAATTGGAATGTAAAG GTTTGTGATTTCGGTCTGTCGAGATTTAAAGCAAACACGTTCATATCATCAAAATCAGTTGCTGGAACT CCTGAATGGATGGCCCCGGAATTTCTGCGTGGGGAGCCCTCAAATGAGAAGTCTGATGTCTATAGCTTTGGCGTGATATTATGGGAACTAGTGACCATGGAACAGCCTTGGAATGGACTGGGCCCTGCGCAG GTTGTTGGTGCTGTTGCTTTCCAGAACAGGAGGCTCACGATCCCACAGAGCACTTCTCCAATGTTGGCATCTCTTATGGAAGCCTGCTGGAACGA TGACCCAGCACAACGCCCATCCTTTGCGAGCATTGTGGATACATTAAAGAAACTACTGAAGTCTCCACTACAGTTGATTCAGATGGGAGGAAATGTTAAGAGTTAG
- the LOC138890254 gene encoding uncharacterized protein encodes MYLDLKMLYWWKGMKKQVADHVDKCLNCQQVKAEHQRPGGLAQDIEIPQWKWEMINMDFVLSGQHYEALYRRRCRSPVGWFEPADVSLIGLEFACEALEKVQLIREILKAAQSRQKSYSDKRHRDLEFMVGDKVFLKVSPMKGVMRFGKKGKLSLRFIGPHEILEKKGNVAYKLALPVVLAFVHPVFYVSMLRKYIHDESHIIPADTIEIKEGLTYEEVPIEILDRQVRKLRTKDLASVKVLWNNHDSQEATWKVKEDMRKKYPYLFEEKGM; translated from the exons ATGTATCTGGACTTGAAAATGTTGTATTGGTGGAAAGGCATGAAGAAACAAGTAGCTGATCATGTGGATaaatgtttgaattgccagcaagtcaaagccgagcatcagaggcctggtggcctagctcaagatatagagataccacagtggaagtgggagatgattaatatggattttgta ctatcaggcCAGCATTATGAAGCACTGTATAGGCGAAGATGtaggtctccagtgggttggtttgaaccagcaGATGTGTCATTGATTGGTCTAGAGTTTGCTTGTGAGGCCTTAGagaaagtccagctaatcagaGAAATACTGAAAGCggctcagagtcgtcaaaagtccTATTCTGACAAGCGGCATCGTGACTTAGAGTTTATGGTTGGTGACAAggtatttttgaaagtttcaccaatgaaaggagttatgaggtttggtaagaaagggaaactTAGCCTTAGATTTATCGGACCTCATgaaattctagaaaagaaaggaaacgTGGCTTATAAGCTAGCGCTCCCCGTTGTGTTAGCCTTTGTTCATCCTGTCTTTTATGTGTCTATGCTTAGAAAGTACATTCATGATGAGTCACATATAATACCTGCCGATaccatagaaattaaagaaggcttgacttatgaagaggtacctatagaaattctcgataggcaagtaagaaagttgagaacaaaagatttagcatcggtaaaagttttgtggaatAATCATGATTCACAAGAGGCTACGTGGAAGGTCAAGGAAGATATGAGAAAGAAAtatccatatttatttgaggaaaaaggtatgtga
- the LOC138890255 gene encoding uncharacterized protein → MVDFDMIMGMDWLSSCYAMLDCHAKIVKFQFQNEEVLEWKGSSASLVGKFISYLKAQRMIGKGCLAYLAHIINPESEPPAFQSVPVVREFPEVFPDDLRGIPPKRIIDFGIDFMPGTQPISIPPYRIAPAELNELREQLKDLLEKGFIRLSVSRWGAPVLFVKKKDGLSECVSILALE, encoded by the coding sequence atggtggatttcgatatgatcatgggtatggattggttatcttcctgctatgccatgttagattgtcatgccaagatagtcaaGTTCCAATTTCAAAATGAAGAagtcttagagtggaagggtagttcagcatcgcttgtaggtaagtttatttcttaccttaaggcacaacgaatgattggtaaggggtgtctcgcctatttggctcacatcattaatccagaatcagaaccaccagcTTTTCAGTCTGTGCCAGTTGTTAGAGAATTTCCAGAAGTTTTCCCAGATGACCTTCGCGGAATTCCTCCCAAAAGAAtcatagattttggcattgatttcatgccaggcactcaacccatATCTATACCTCCTTATAGGATAGCTCCAGCAGAACTTAATGAGTTGAGAGAACAGTTGAAAGACCTTCTTGAAAAGGGCTTCATTAGACTGAGTGTTTCACGGTGGGGTGCCCCGGTCctgtttgtcaagaagaaagatggtctctcagaatgtgtgtcgatattggcacttgaataa